From one Flavobacterium kingsejongi genomic stretch:
- a CDS encoding glucosaminidase domain-containing protein yields the protein MSTLKKISLLFIILILSSCGSGKSKVKKGSSAQPKKELVRNKRTSVATTKRSAANQKSETETSRSEVLVSTSKTTVTNEIVNAYIDQFSPIAKENMSKYGIPASIILAQGILESGSGLGTLSKNANNHFGIKCHTGWEGESVRHDDDSAQECFRKYTDPGESYKDHALFLTGRSRYAALFKLKKDDYEGWAKGLRAAGYATDPKYPEKLIGLIQRYQLQKYDMQVMGKTYKEEPVVVKTETKTTTIITSTPEIASNDITYKVQQGDTLYSISKKFNTTVDELKKKNNLSDNAIAIGQNLKI from the coding sequence ATGTCAACGCTTAAAAAAATTTCACTTCTTTTTATTATCCTGATTCTTTCAAGTTGTGGCTCCGGAAAATCAAAAGTTAAAAAGGGGAGTAGTGCACAACCGAAAAAGGAATTGGTCCGCAATAAGCGAACGTCTGTCGCGACGACAAAAAGATCAGCCGCAAACCAAAAATCAGAAACGGAGACTTCCCGTTCTGAAGTACTCGTTTCGACCTCTAAAACGACTGTGACGAATGAAATTGTAAATGCCTATATCGACCAGTTTAGTCCGATAGCAAAAGAAAATATGAGCAAATATGGCATTCCGGCGAGTATCATTCTGGCGCAGGGAATTTTAGAGTCAGGTTCAGGATTAGGTACCTTAAGTAAAAATGCCAACAATCATTTTGGGATTAAATGCCACACCGGATGGGAAGGCGAAAGTGTACGGCATGATGATGACTCGGCACAGGAATGTTTCCGAAAATATACTGATCCAGGAGAATCCTATAAAGACCACGCCTTATTCCTGACCGGCAGAAGCCGTTATGCAGCGCTTTTTAAGCTTAAAAAAGATGATTACGAAGGCTGGGCCAAAGGACTTAGGGCTGCGGGTTATGCAACTGATCCTAAATATCCCGAAAAATTAATTGGATTAATCCAGCGCTATCAATTGCAAAAATATGATATGCAGGTAATGGGAAAAACCTATAAAGAAGAGCCTGTTGTGGTAAAAACGGAAACAAAAACCACTACAATTATTACAAGTACGCCTGAAATAGCTTCAAACGATATTACGTACAAAGTACAGCAGGGTGATACGCTTTATTCCATATCGAAAAAGTTCAATACTACTGTCGATGAACTGAAAAAGAAAAATAACCTTTCTGATAATGCGATCGCAATAGGGCAAAACCTTAAAATATAA
- a CDS encoding MbnP family protein encodes MKLQLKNIIAVVAISTLMFSCSSDDDTPIVEGSTGKMEIEFDNSVNGDDLILNTNYLNTNGETLKISRFSYIVSNFVLISADGTEKVYPKNESYFIINEGEQLTTVHLVNVPSGDYVKIRFGLGVDQDRYGQGETAQQDFWDVAAANNLTWTWSTGYRFINFQGTFTSPLVSGEKEFMVHQGSNSATDNYREITLDFPTTAKVRTDASPAVHLIVDANKILDGEAKLKLSDYMNVANTSASIMGGQALITIAGNTTRMFVVDHVHANGH; translated from the coding sequence ATGAAATTACAATTAAAAAATATCATAGCTGTAGTGGCTATCAGTACCCTTATGTTCTCTTGCAGCAGTGATGATGATACTCCTATTGTTGAAGGAAGTACCGGAAAAATGGAGATTGAATTTGATAATTCTGTTAATGGAGATGACCTGATACTCAATACAAACTATCTGAATACCAATGGTGAAACGCTGAAGATTTCACGGTTTTCTTATATCGTATCTAATTTTGTGCTCATTAGTGCTGATGGGACTGAAAAAGTATATCCTAAAAATGAAAGTTATTTTATTATTAATGAAGGGGAGCAGCTTACCACAGTACATCTGGTAAATGTCCCATCTGGAGATTATGTGAAGATTCGTTTTGGACTTGGTGTGGATCAGGATCGTTACGGGCAAGGAGAAACTGCACAACAGGATTTCTGGGATGTTGCTGCAGCGAATAATCTTACCTGGACCTGGTCGACAGGATATCGTTTTATAAATTTCCAGGGTACGTTCACTTCCCCGTTAGTTTCGGGTGAAAAAGAATTTATGGTGCATCAGGGGAGTAATTCTGCAACCGATAATTACCGTGAGATTACCCTTGATTTCCCTACTACTGCAAAAGTGCGAACAGATGCTTCTCCGGCAGTTCATTTGATTGTGGATGCGAATAAAATCCTGGATGGAGAGGCCAAACTGAAACTATCCGATTATATGAACGTGGCCAATACGTCAGCCAGTATTATGGGAGGCCAGGCGTTAATTACAATTGCCGGAAATACTACCAGAATGTTTGTGGTGGATCACGTACATGCAAACGGACACTAA
- a CDS encoding GSCFA domain-containing protein has protein sequence MDFRTQIPILKNNHPIDYDSRVVSLGSCFAVNISEKLRHFKFSTTLNPFGILFHPEALNKFITIVSEKKKITEKELFFHNECWHSFDVHSELSHPDQEQLLNVLNERILESHATITVASHVIITLGTAWVYRNNDSGEIVANCHKVPQKHFKKEIVSIEAIIDNLQDSIRAISEMNPNAQVIFTISPVRHSKDGFVENQRSKAHLIAALQAVLHQPLFENKTYYFPSYEVMMDELRDYRFYAEDMIHPSALAIDYIWSKFQEASISETCYPLMKRVDAIQKSLAHRPFYSGSESHHKFVKDLHRKMSQLESEYPQIVFPKS, from the coding sequence ATGGATTTCAGAACCCAAATACCCATTCTTAAAAATAATCACCCAATTGATTATGATTCCAGAGTGGTGTCTTTGGGTTCTTGTTTTGCAGTAAACATCAGTGAGAAGCTCCGGCATTTTAAGTTCAGTACAACACTGAATCCATTTGGGATTTTATTTCACCCCGAAGCACTGAACAAATTCATTACTATAGTTTCAGAGAAAAAAAAGATTACCGAAAAGGAATTGTTTTTTCATAACGAGTGCTGGCATTCTTTCGACGTTCATTCTGAATTGAGCCATCCCGACCAGGAGCAGCTACTGAATGTATTAAACGAGCGTATTTTGGAATCGCATGCTACTATAACAGTTGCATCACATGTAATTATTACGTTAGGGACGGCTTGGGTTTATCGAAATAATGATAGTGGGGAAATTGTCGCCAATTGCCATAAAGTGCCGCAAAAGCACTTTAAAAAAGAAATAGTAAGCATTGAGGCAATCATTGATAATCTTCAAGATAGCATTAGAGCTATTAGTGAGATGAATCCCAATGCGCAGGTTATTTTTACCATTTCACCTGTCCGGCATAGCAAAGATGGTTTTGTGGAGAATCAAAGAAGCAAAGCACATCTTATTGCGGCATTGCAGGCAGTGTTACATCAGCCGCTTTTTGAAAACAAAACGTACTATTTTCCAAGTTATGAAGTGATGATGGATGAATTACGGGATTATAGATTCTATGCTGAAGACATGATTCACCCGAGTGCATTGGCCATTGATTATATCTGGAGCAAATTCCAGGAGGCGTCAATATCGGAAACCTGTTATCCGTTGATGAAAAGAGTTGATGCGATTCAGAAAAGTTTAGCACACAGGCCGTTTTATTCCGGTTCTGAAAGCCATCATAAATTTGTAAAAGACCTCCACCGCAAAATGAGTCAACTGGAATCAGAGTATCCCCAGATCGTCTTTCCGAAAAGTTAA
- the hemL gene encoding glutamate-1-semialdehyde 2,1-aminomutase produces the protein MLYERSSQLFAEAEKVIPGGVNSPVRAFKSVGGTPIFVQKAKGAYLYDEDGNRLIDYINSWGPMILGHAYEPVVNAVVERAKLGTSFGMPTALETEIAQLAVKMVPGIDKIRFVNSGTEACMSAVRLARGFTKKDKIIKFSGCYHGHSDSFLIQAGSGAITFGAPNSPGVTAGTAKDTLLARYNDLENVADIIRANSGEIAAIIIEPVAGNMGCVPPAKGFLEGLRALCTENGILLLFDEVMTGFRLAQGGAQELFGIQADIVMFGKVIGGGLPVGAFAARQEIMDYLAPLGPVYQAGTLSGNPLAMAAGLTMLQEIHNDATLFNRLAEKTAYLEKGIDKKLQEYGIKYTINRVGSMISVHFDERPVTDFESAKNGDNDTFKKFFHGLLKEGIYIAPSAYETWFITDALSYEDLDYTIEAVGKVAATF, from the coding sequence ATGTTATACGAAAGAAGTAGCCAGCTTTTTGCTGAAGCAGAAAAAGTCATTCCTGGTGGCGTAAATTCTCCGGTAAGAGCCTTCAAGTCAGTAGGCGGAACACCCATTTTTGTCCAGAAGGCAAAAGGTGCTTATCTTTATGATGAAGATGGCAATCGTCTTATCGATTATATAAATTCCTGGGGTCCGATGATCTTAGGCCATGCCTATGAGCCGGTTGTAAATGCTGTTGTGGAACGGGCCAAACTGGGTACTTCATTCGGTATGCCAACGGCTTTGGAAACTGAAATCGCACAACTTGCTGTAAAAATGGTTCCCGGAATCGATAAGATTCGTTTTGTAAATTCGGGGACAGAAGCTTGTATGAGTGCCGTACGATTGGCAAGGGGTTTTACAAAGAAAGATAAAATTATAAAATTTTCCGGATGTTACCACGGTCATTCCGATTCTTTCCTGATCCAGGCGGGGAGCGGAGCGATTACTTTTGGAGCGCCCAATAGTCCGGGTGTTACAGCTGGAACTGCAAAAGATACATTGTTAGCACGCTACAATGACCTCGAAAATGTGGCTGATATCATTCGGGCAAATTCAGGTGAAATTGCCGCAATCATTATTGAGCCTGTCGCAGGAAATATGGGATGTGTGCCGCCAGCAAAAGGTTTTTTGGAAGGATTACGGGCTTTGTGTACTGAAAATGGTATACTATTACTATTTGACGAAGTAATGACTGGTTTCCGATTGGCACAAGGTGGTGCACAGGAACTGTTCGGTATCCAGGCGGACATCGTGATGTTTGGCAAAGTGATTGGGGGCGGGCTTCCTGTAGGAGCATTTGCCGCCCGTCAGGAAATTATGGATTATTTGGCACCACTTGGGCCAGTATACCAGGCCGGGACACTTTCGGGTAATCCGTTGGCGATGGCAGCTGGACTTACTATGCTGCAGGAAATACACAATGACGCTACACTTTTTAACCGTTTAGCTGAAAAAACAGCATACTTAGAAAAGGGAATCGACAAGAAATTGCAGGAGTATGGTATTAAATACACTATAAACCGTGTAGGATCGATGATCTCTGTACATTTTGATGAAAGACCCGTGACAGATTTTGAGAGCGCTAAAAACGGAGATAACGATACTTTTAAAAAGTTTTTCCATGGATTGCTGAAAGAAGGTATTTACATTGCACCTTCGGCCTATGAAACCTGGTTTATAACTGATGCATTAAGCTACGAAGATCTTGATTATACTATTGAAGCTGTAGGGAAGGTTGCAGCGACTTTCTAA
- a CDS encoding DUF4230 domain-containing protein codes for MKKIIIGVAAVVLVVLLFRFCEFKKQDGSSLTSDTNLIQQQIVNVGKLVVTEGHFSEVLTYKDQQKYFLDVLTFEKKALIVVNADVTVAYDLRQVTYDINEKDKTITITSIPKEEIKISPDIKFYDVNQSKLNPFTGDDYNKINTQVKEKLKLKIEKSTLKTNAKNRLVSELSKILILTNSMGWKLEYNGTEVKTDSDLQLQL; via the coding sequence ATGAAAAAAATTATTATAGGTGTTGCTGCAGTGGTTTTAGTCGTATTGTTATTCCGATTTTGTGAATTTAAAAAACAAGACGGTTCTTCTTTAACAAGTGATACTAACCTGATTCAGCAGCAGATTGTAAATGTCGGGAAGCTCGTTGTGACAGAAGGGCATTTTTCGGAAGTATTGACGTATAAAGACCAACAGAAATACTTCTTGGATGTGCTGACTTTTGAGAAAAAGGCATTAATTGTTGTGAATGCAGATGTTACAGTAGCCTATGATTTACGGCAGGTTACTTACGATATTAATGAAAAAGATAAAACGATTACCATTACTTCCATTCCGAAAGAGGAAATTAAAATCAGCCCGGATATAAAATTCTACGATGTCAATCAGAGTAAATTAAATCCTTTTACCGGGGATGACTATAATAAAATCAACACACAGGTCAAAGAGAAGCTAAAACTGAAAATAGAAAAGTCGACCCTGAAAACCAATGCGAAAAATCGTTTGGTAAGTGAGTTGTCTAAAATATTGATCCTTACCAACTCAATGGGATGGAAGCTTGAGTATAATGGTACTGAAGTCAAAACGGATAGTGACCTGCAATTGCAACTGTAG
- a CDS encoding urocanate hydratase yields MNKTQIASDTISDTDTRSLFHEQIRQGIPAILPEPKTYDTAINHAPKRKEILSPDEKKLALRNALRYFPADQHAILAKEFLAELETYGRIYMYRFRPDYKIFARPISEYPGKCEQAKAIMLMIQNNLDYAVAQHPHELITYGGNGAVFQNWAQYLLVMKYLSEMTEEQTLVMYSGHPMGLFPSHAEAPRVVVTNGMVIPNYSKPDDWEKFNALGVSQYGQMTAGSYMYIGPQGIVHGTTITVLNGGRKISKNGEGLAGKLFVTSGLGGMSGAQPKAGNIAGCITVCAEVNPKAVQTRHSQGWVDEVLTDLDKLTVRVQQAKAQKETVSIAYQGNIVDVWEKFDTENIYIDLGSDQTSLHNPWAGGYYPVGISLEEANTMMADKPELFKEKIQETLRRHAAAINKHTAKGTYFFDYGNAFLLEASRAGADVFAPNKIDFKYSSYVQDIMGPMCFDYGFGPFRWVCASGKPEDLAKTDAIACAVLEEMSKTAPVEIQQQMQDNIQWIKGAQENKLVVGSQARILYADAEGRINIARAFNEAIEKGEIGYIILGRDHHDVSGTDSPYRETSNIYDGSRFTADMAIQNVIGDSFRGATWVSIHNGGGVGWGEVINGGFGMVLDGTKAASRRLESMLFWDVNNGIARRSWARNDEAIFAIKRAMETQPLLKVTIPTIVDDAILDF; encoded by the coding sequence ATGAACAAAACACAAATAGCATCCGATACTATTTCTGATACAGACACCAGATCGCTTTTTCACGAGCAAATCAGGCAGGGTATTCCCGCTATATTACCGGAACCAAAAACTTATGATACTGCTATTAATCACGCACCAAAGCGTAAAGAAATTCTTTCTCCAGACGAAAAAAAGCTGGCTTTACGAAATGCCCTGCGTTATTTTCCTGCGGATCAGCATGCTATTTTAGCCAAAGAATTCCTGGCAGAATTAGAGACCTACGGCAGAATCTACATGTACCGATTTCGCCCGGATTATAAAATTTTTGCAAGGCCAATTTCAGAATATCCCGGAAAATGTGAACAAGCAAAAGCTATTATGCTAATGATCCAGAATAACCTGGATTATGCGGTAGCACAACACCCACATGAATTAATCACTTATGGCGGAAATGGTGCTGTTTTTCAAAACTGGGCACAATACCTGTTGGTCATGAAATACCTTTCGGAAATGACCGAAGAACAAACATTAGTAATGTACTCCGGGCATCCAATGGGTCTTTTCCCATCACATGCAGAAGCCCCCCGGGTAGTCGTAACCAACGGAATGGTAATCCCAAATTATTCCAAACCCGATGACTGGGAAAAATTTAATGCTCTTGGTGTCTCCCAATATGGACAGATGACCGCAGGCAGCTATATGTACATTGGCCCACAAGGAATTGTACACGGCACTACTATCACAGTATTGAACGGTGGCCGGAAAATTTCCAAAAATGGCGAAGGATTAGCCGGAAAACTATTTGTAACATCTGGCTTAGGTGGTATGAGTGGTGCGCAACCCAAAGCAGGAAACATTGCGGGATGTATTACCGTATGTGCTGAAGTGAATCCAAAAGCCGTACAAACACGCCATTCTCAGGGCTGGGTAGATGAAGTCCTTACAGACCTCGACAAACTGACCGTCAGAGTACAACAGGCAAAAGCCCAGAAAGAAACAGTTTCTATTGCCTACCAGGGCAATATTGTAGATGTCTGGGAAAAGTTTGATACCGAAAATATTTATATTGATTTAGGCAGTGACCAAACCTCATTGCATAATCCTTGGGCAGGTGGCTATTATCCTGTAGGAATTTCCCTGGAAGAAGCCAATACTATGATGGCCGATAAACCGGAATTATTCAAAGAGAAAATACAGGAAACCCTTAGAAGACACGCAGCAGCCATCAATAAGCACACTGCAAAAGGCACCTATTTCTTTGATTACGGAAATGCTTTCCTTTTAGAAGCTTCCCGTGCCGGTGCTGATGTATTTGCACCCAATAAAATTGATTTCAAATACTCGAGCTATGTTCAGGATATCATGGGCCCTATGTGTTTTGATTATGGATTTGGCCCGTTTCGATGGGTTTGTGCTTCCGGAAAACCAGAAGACTTAGCAAAAACTGACGCCATAGCCTGTGCGGTATTAGAAGAAATGTCCAAAACTGCTCCAGTAGAAATCCAGCAACAAATGCAGGATAATATTCAATGGATCAAAGGCGCACAGGAAAACAAATTAGTAGTAGGATCGCAAGCCAGGATTCTTTATGCTGATGCGGAAGGCCGTATAAATATAGCCCGTGCCTTTAATGAAGCAATTGAAAAAGGGGAAATTGGTTATATCATATTAGGGCGTGACCATCATGACGTTTCCGGAACAGATTCACCATACCGCGAAACTTCTAATATTTACGATGGCTCCCGATTTACCGCTGATATGGCAATACAAAATGTAATTGGCGATAGTTTCCGGGGCGCTACCTGGGTGTCTATTCACAATGGCGGTGGCGTCGGTTGGGGCGAAGTAATTAATGGTGGATTTGGTATGGTTCTTGATGGAACAAAAGCAGCATCCAGACGCCTGGAATCCATGCTGTTCTGGGATGTCAACAATGGAATTGCCAGAAGAAGCTGGGCCAGGAATGATGAAGCCATCTTCGCAATTAAAAGGGCTATGGAAACGCAACCTTTATTAAAAGTTACCATCCCTACTATAGTAGATGATGCTATTCTGGATTTTTAA
- a CDS encoding 1-aminocyclopropane-1-carboxylate deaminase/D-cysteine desulfhydrase, translated as MVLAEIPNQLIDFPNHGVFLHIKREDTIHEFISGNKYRKLKYNILAAQESGAKRLLTFGGAYSNHIAAVAAAGKYYGFETIGVIRGEELASEITQNPTLAFAAACGMQFQFVSRSDYRQKDQTDFLEPLQEKWGMAYVIPEGGTNILAVKGCEEILTDKDGDFDYICCAVGTGGTIAGLINSSVMHQQVLGFPALKGEFLKEEIEKFAKNDRWMLVNDYHFGGYGKVTPELIAFINDFYNQNKIPLDPIYTGKMVFGVIDLITKGFFPKDSKILMIHTGGLQGIAGMNKKLQTKKLPILNVNA; from the coding sequence ATGGTACTGGCAGAAATTCCAAATCAGCTGATCGATTTTCCAAATCATGGAGTATTCCTCCATATAAAAAGGGAAGATACGATTCATGAATTTATTTCCGGGAATAAATACAGGAAGCTCAAATATAATATTTTAGCAGCTCAGGAATCCGGTGCAAAGCGACTGCTGACTTTTGGAGGAGCCTATTCCAATCATATTGCCGCAGTTGCTGCTGCAGGGAAATACTATGGTTTTGAAACGATAGGGGTAATCCGGGGCGAAGAATTAGCATCCGAAATAACACAAAACCCTACACTTGCTTTTGCTGCAGCATGTGGTATGCAGTTCCAGTTTGTCTCCCGATCCGATTACCGTCAAAAAGACCAAACAGATTTTCTGGAGCCGCTTCAGGAAAAGTGGGGAATGGCTTATGTTATTCCTGAAGGAGGGACTAATATATTAGCTGTGAAGGGTTGTGAAGAGATCCTGACGGATAAAGACGGTGATTTTGATTATATTTGCTGTGCAGTCGGAACCGGAGGTACTATTGCAGGGCTTATTAATAGTTCGGTAATGCACCAGCAAGTCCTTGGATTTCCCGCTTTAAAAGGGGAATTTCTAAAGGAGGAAATTGAAAAATTTGCTAAAAATGACCGCTGGATGCTTGTAAACGATTATCATTTTGGAGGTTATGGTAAAGTAACTCCTGAATTGATCGCTTTTATAAATGATTTTTATAATCAAAATAAGATTCCTTTGGATCCAATATATACTGGAAAGATGGTTTTTGGCGTTATAGACTTAATTACCAAAGGCTTTTTTCCTAAAGATTCCAAAATATTGATGATCCATACCGGAGGATTACAGGGAATTGCCGGAATGAATAAAAAATTACAAACTAAAAAACTACCGATACTCAATGTCAACGCTTAA
- a CDS encoding DUF5522 domain-containing protein has translation MDRQNNENKLKEGEDFYYSPEGYKVFTEKFHLKRGYCCKNGCRHCPYGFSLTDPEGRKKKR, from the coding sequence ATGGACCGCCAAAATAATGAAAATAAACTAAAGGAGGGAGAAGATTTTTATTACTCTCCCGAAGGCTATAAAGTATTTACTGAAAAATTTCATTTAAAAAGAGGGTATTGCTGCAAAAATGGCTGCCGTCACTGCCCGTACGGCTTTAGCCTCACAGATCCCGAAGGACGAAAAAAAAAGCGTTAA
- a CDS encoding DUF4136 domain-containing protein, protein MKALKFTPLVLFFILASCASVRVQSDYDKNTDFSQYKTFAFYKTGIDKVEISDLDKKRILRAIDEQLTAKGFSKSDNPDLLINIFTKSREQVNVSQFNAGWGYGWGWGWNPWMWGGNYTTVNTYSEGTLYIDLIDGKKKELIWQGVGEGVLTRDTSKKEERINEFVTRILAQFPPEKKEAKK, encoded by the coding sequence ATGAAAGCTCTAAAATTTACACCATTAGTATTGTTTTTCATTCTCGCTTCCTGTGCCTCAGTAAGAGTACAAAGCGATTATGACAAAAACACCGATTTCTCACAATACAAAACTTTCGCATTCTACAAGACCGGAATCGATAAAGTAGAAATCTCTGATTTGGATAAAAAAAGGATATTACGCGCCATTGACGAACAACTTACCGCCAAAGGTTTTTCAAAAAGCGACAATCCGGACTTATTGATCAATATTTTTACCAAATCCCGCGAACAGGTAAACGTAAGCCAATTCAATGCCGGTTGGGGCTACGGATGGGGATGGGGATGGAATCCCTGGATGTGGGGCGGAAACTACACGACAGTAAACACCTACAGCGAAGGAACATTATACATCGACCTTATTGACGGAAAGAAAAAAGAATTGATTTGGCAGGGTGTTGGTGAAGGCGTTTTAACACGGGATACCAGTAAAAAAGAGGAACGCATTAATGAGTTCGTAACACGAATCCTGGCGCAATTCCCTCCTGAAAAGAAAGAAGCCAAGAAATAA
- a CDS encoding LemA family protein, whose translation MNPIITIIILILLATGIISVVVAAYNKLVMLKFNTQKAYANIDVLLKQRADEIPNLIKVVKEYMNYEEKVLTQLTQLRTQFLNSNDPNEKIELSNQMDKTMKSVFAVSENYPNLQASATFSELQKRVSDLENALSDRREFFNESINMYNIGISEFPSVLLAKIFGYKEKSLLQISEQEKQYHGVQF comes from the coding sequence ATGAATCCCATAATCACTATTATCATCCTTATATTACTGGCAACAGGAATCATCAGCGTGGTGGTTGCTGCCTATAACAAACTGGTGATGCTGAAGTTCAACACACAAAAAGCCTACGCCAATATCGATGTGCTCCTCAAACAAAGGGCTGATGAAATTCCAAATTTGATTAAGGTGGTAAAAGAATACATGAACTACGAGGAAAAAGTACTGACACAACTCACTCAATTGCGGACGCAGTTCCTAAACTCCAATGATCCAAATGAAAAAATAGAGCTTTCCAATCAGATGGACAAAACCATGAAATCGGTATTTGCTGTCTCCGAAAACTATCCGAACCTTCAGGCGTCTGCTACCTTTTCAGAATTGCAAAAAAGAGTTTCAGACCTCGAAAATGCACTTTCTGACCGTAGGGAGTTTTTCAATGAAAGCATCAACATGTACAATATTGGCATTTCGGAATTTCCAAGTGTACTACTGGCAAAAATATTCGGTTATAAAGAGAAATCGTTACTGCAGATTTCAGAACAAGAAAAACAATATCATGGAGTTCAGTTTTAA
- a CDS encoding aromatic amino acid hydroxylase — protein MKTFESNPLLDRLPKHLKQFIKPQDYDEYTPINQAVWRYVMRKNVDYLSKVAHESYLIGLKKTGLETEHIPNMYGMNRILKEIGWAAVAVDGFIPPNAFMEFQAYNVLVIASDIRQLEHIEYTPAPDIIHEGAGHAPIIANPEYAEYLRRFGEIGCKAISSSRDYEMYEAIRLLSILKEAEGTPQNEIDAIEKKVEDLQNNMGELSEMALIRNLHWWTVEYGLIGDLNNPKIYGAGLLSSIGESAWCMTDSVTKIPYNIDAAYRSFDITKPQPQLYVTPDFAHLNSVLEEFANTMALRTGGLTGIQKLIQSNALGTIELSTGIQVSGVFTNVIAENNKPVYLQTTGKTALSYREKELVGHATSYHSEGFGSPVGKLKGINLAIEDMSPRDLQAYAIYEGERVTLEFEGNITVSGKIITGTRNIQGKIIIISFTDCTVKHNETLLFQPEWGIYDMAVGKKIVSAYSGPADINSFDLITHVPSSTTIKAQKNSKREELESLYQNIRNIREGKTPVMSIAETFNAVKQNHPKDWLLSLEISELLNKDNDTELLQKVLIHLEKLKQTRPEIAHLITGGLELIFENENVN, from the coding sequence ATGAAAACATTTGAAAGCAATCCCTTATTAGATCGTTTACCAAAACACTTAAAACAATTTATAAAGCCGCAGGATTATGATGAATATACACCTATTAATCAGGCTGTATGGCGCTATGTAATGCGTAAAAATGTTGATTACCTTTCAAAAGTTGCCCATGAATCCTATTTGATAGGGCTTAAAAAAACAGGTCTAGAAACAGAACATATTCCCAATATGTATGGTATGAACCGCATCTTAAAAGAAATTGGATGGGCTGCTGTGGCTGTAGATGGTTTTATACCTCCTAATGCATTTATGGAATTCCAGGCTTATAATGTCCTGGTAATTGCCTCTGATATCCGACAACTGGAACATATTGAATACACACCCGCACCAGACATCATCCACGAGGGAGCCGGGCACGCACCAATCATTGCAAATCCGGAATATGCCGAATACCTTAGGAGATTTGGTGAAATTGGCTGTAAGGCTATTTCCTCTTCCCGCGATTATGAAATGTATGAAGCGATCCGACTACTTTCGATATTAAAAGAAGCCGAAGGAACTCCACAAAATGAAATTGACGCTATTGAAAAAAAGGTGGAAGATTTGCAGAATAATATGGGGGAACTATCCGAAATGGCACTTATCAGAAACCTGCACTGGTGGACTGTTGAATATGGCCTTATCGGTGACCTCAACAATCCTAAAATATATGGCGCAGGGCTACTTTCTTCAATAGGAGAAAGCGCCTGGTGCATGACCGATAGCGTGACTAAAATACCGTATAACATTGACGCAGCATACCGCAGTTTTGATATCACCAAACCACAGCCCCAATTGTATGTTACCCCAGATTTCGCCCATCTAAACTCTGTTTTAGAAGAATTTGCCAATACCATGGCTTTACGAACCGGCGGCCTAACAGGAATACAAAAACTGATACAATCCAACGCGTTGGGCACGATTGAATTGAGCACCGGAATTCAGGTTTCAGGTGTTTTTACAAATGTCATTGCCGAAAACAACAAACCGGTGTACCTGCAAACTACCGGTAAGACAGCACTATCCTACAGAGAGAAAGAATTAGTCGGGCATGCCACATCCTATCATTCAGAAGGTTTTGGAAGCCCTGTAGGCAAACTAAAAGGCATTAATCTTGCTATCGAAGACATGAGCCCGCGGGATCTTCAGGCGTATGCAATATATGAAGGGGAACGTGTTACGCTTGAGTTTGAAGGAAATATTACAGTATCCGGTAAAATCATTACAGGCACCCGAAACATCCAGGGAAAAATTATCATTATCAGCTTTACCGATTGCACAGTAAAACACAATGAAACGCTTTTATTCCAACCTGAATGGGGCATTTACGATATGGCCGTGGGTAAAAAAATAGTCTCTGCCTATTCCGGACCTGCAGACATCAACAGTTTTGACCTGATTACTCATGTCCCTTCCAGTACCACTATTAAAGCTCAAAAAAACAGCAAGCGGGAAGAACTGGAATCATTATACCAGAACATCAGAAACATCCGCGAAGGAAAAACACCAGTTATGTCCATCGCCGAAACATTTAATGCCGTGAAGCAAAATCACCCTAAAGACTGGCTGTTATCCTTAGAAATATCTGAATTACTAAACAAAGACAACGATACTGAATTACTCCAGAAGGTACTTATCCATTTGGAAAAATTAAAACAAACCCGACCTGAAATTGCACATTTGATTACCGGCGGTTTAGAACTTATTTTCGAAAATGAAAATGTAAACTAA